In a genomic window of Struthio camelus isolate bStrCam1 chromosome 20, bStrCam1.hap1, whole genome shotgun sequence:
- the C8G gene encoding complement component C8 gamma chain produces the protein MAPLATLLFLALLLPVSQGQKRRRPPPPESPIEKVAIQENLSLPQFTGKWFLVGMASRCSHLAEHSHRLEATALVVAVEGQSLAISTFRKLDGICWEIKQHYLPAKAHGRFLLKGRGYSSKVDVVVGETDYSSYSILYYQKGRSISVKLYGRAGRVSDAVADRFEQHVRAVGLNEDVTYYFPTYGFCDSADEFHILDETKL, from the exons ATGGCCCCCCTCgccaccctcctcttcctcgccctcctcctcccGGTGTCGCAGGGGCAGAAGCGGAGGCGGCCCCCCCCTCCCGAGAGCCCCATCGAGAAGGTTGCGATTCAGGAGAACCTCAGTCTGCCCCAG TTCACAGGGAAGTGGTTCCTGGTTGGCATggcctcccgctgcagccacctgGCGGAGCACAGCCACCGTCTGGAGGCGACGgcgctggtggtggctgttgaagggcagagcctggctATCAGCACCTTCAGGAAGCT GGACGGGATATGCTGGGAGATCAAGCAACACTACCTCCCTGCCAAGGCCCATGGACGTTTCCTCTTAAAGG GCCGTGGCTACAGCAGCAAGGTGGACGTAGTGGTGGGGGAGACGGACTACAGCAGTTACTCCATCCTCTACTACCAGAAGGGCCGGAGCATCTCTGTCAAGTTATACG GACGGGCCGGCCGAGTCAGTGATGCTGTTGCGGACAGATTCGAGCAGCATGTCAGGGCTGTTGGCCTGAATGAAGATGTGACCTACTACTTCCCCACATACG GGTTTTGCGACTCCGCGGATGAGTTCCACATCCTCGACG aaaCGAAGCTGTAG
- the FBXW5 gene encoding F-box/WD repeat-containing protein 5: MEGGGGPLLPDSVLYEIFLYLDHVDVLAVGLVCQQWHAVARDEFLWKELFYRYYRIPREVPRHPAAVSWYDEFQRLYDTIPCIEVQALKEHNDQVLHLSFSHSGCLFASCSKDCTVKIWSNELDISLQHSSNMRPYNWSYTQFSQFNSDDSLLLVSGVFVGPHNSSSGEIAVISMENFTLLSRVRNKPYDVFGCWLNETNLISGNLHRIGRITSCSVLWLNNAFQGIESENVNVVKRLFKIQNLNASTIRTVMVADCSRYDSPDLLLDYEEQLAASTSTCPVFDLGSDSEEEEAKPKQTAEPAGQELPDDGGVTAEDGLQQFFDDIMEGRVRPAMTETELETKVAELFIRNRTKPPELNLLPTDSNSKTKYLIFTTGCLTYSPHQIGIKRILPHQMTTAGPVLGEERRSDEFFDSLDHVIDIHGHIIGMGLSPDHRYLYVNSRAWPRDCVISDPMQPPPIAEEIDLHVFDLKTMKEVKRALRAHRAYTPNEECFFIFLDVSRDFVASGAEDRHGYIWDRHYNICLAKLQHDNVVNSVAFSPVEQELLLTASDDATIKVWRSPRTVRIQQARKPRPRKLLFSWLMNQKS; this comes from the exons atggagggcggcggcggccccctgcTCCCCGACAGCGTCCTCTACGAGATCTTCCTCTACCTGGACCACGTAGACGTGCTCGCGGTGGGGCTGGTGTGCCAGCAGTGgcacgccgtggcccgcgacgagTTCCTCTGGAAGGAGCTCTTCTACCGCTACTACCGCATCCCCCGCGAGGTGCCGCGGCACCCAG ctgctgtttcCTGGTATGACGAGTTCCAGAGGCTCTATGACACCATTCCTTGTATTGAAGTGCAGGCTCTGAAGGAGCACAATGACCAGGTTTTGCACCTCAGCTTCTCCCACTCCGGCTGTTTGTTTGCATCGTGCTCCAAAGACTGTACTGTTAAG ATCTGGAGCAATGAGCTGGACATCTCCCTGCAGCACAGCTCCAATATGAGGCCATATAACTGGAGCTACACACAGTTCTCCCAGTTTAACTCGGATGACTCCCTCCTTCTGGTATCAGGTGTCTTTGTGGGGCCTCACAACTCTTCGTCAGGAGAGATTGCTGTAATCAGTATGG AGAATTTTACACTACTTTCCAGGGTGAGGAATAAACCCTACGATGTGTTTGGCTGCTGGCTGAATGAAACCAACTTGATTTCTGGCAATCTGCATCGGATTGGGCGTATAACCTCCTGTTCTGTGCTATGGCTGAACAACGCTTTCCAG GGCATAGAGTCTGAGAATGTGAATGTAGTGAAGAGACTGTTTAAAATCCAGAACTTGAATGCCAGCACTATCCGGACAGTGATGGTGGCTGACTGTAGCCGGTACGATTCCCCAGATCTGCTCCTGGACTATGAGGAGCAGCTAGCTGCTTCTACCTCCACCTGCCCAGTCTTTGATCTTGGCAGTgacagtgaggaagaggaggccaaGCCCAAGCAGACTGCAGAGCCAGCAGGACAGGAATTGCCAGATGACGGGGGTGTGACAGCAGAGGATGGGCTGCAGCAGTTCTTTGATGATATCATGGAGGGCCGTGTGAGGCCTGCCATGACTGAGACTGAGCTAGAGACAAAGGTGGCTGAGCTGTTCATACGCAACAGAACTAAACCGCCCGAGCTGAACCTGCTCCCCACGGACAGCAATAGCAAGACAAAATACTTGATCTTCACCACAGGATGCCTCACCTATTCTCCACATCAGATAG GGATTAAAAGGATCCTGCCTCATCAGATGACAACTGCTGGGCCAGTGCTTGGGGAGGAGAGGCGTTCAGATGAGTTCTTTGACTCCTTGGATCATGTCATTGACATCCACGGACACATCATTGGCATGGGCCTCTCCCCTGACCACAG GTACCTGTACGTGAACAGCCGGGCCTGGCCACGGGACTGTGTGATCTCAGACCCAATGCAGCCGCCTCCCATTGCTGAGGAGATTGATCTGCATGTGTTCGACCTGAAGACGATGAAGGAGGTGAAAAGAGCCCTCCGTGCGCATCGGGCCTATACACCCAATGAGGAGTGCTTCTTCATCTTCCTGGATGTCAGCAGGGATTTTGTAGCAAG CGGGGCAGAGGATCGCCACGGCTACATCTGGGACCGGCACTATAACATCTGCCTGGCCAAACTGCAACACGATAATGTGGTCAACTCGGTGGCATTCAGCCCAGTTGAGCAGGAGCTGCTCCTGACAGCCAGCGATGACGCTACCATCAAGGTGTGGCGCTCTCCTCGCACAGTGCGGATCCAGCAGGCCAGGAAACCCAGGCCCAGAAAACTGCTCTTCTCTTGGCTCATGAACCAGAAAAGCTGA